In Paralichthys olivaceus isolate ysfri-2021 chromosome 13, ASM2471397v2, whole genome shotgun sequence, the following are encoded in one genomic region:
- the chd4b gene encoding chromodomain-helicase-DNA-binding protein 4 isoform X3, giving the protein MSGSEDDREDFGAADEPSLPHDEDEPVGVLSDVEEVPKSKKKKKAKKSSRESRSSKRQRPIREELPVSSPEHLIGVEPVERDADEGGVRSESEGSDYAPGRKKKKRLSAAKEKKKGGGAGEKGGSSSSKSKRKDPEPEDDDDDDDDCQPKSSSQLLEAWGMKDIDHVFTQEDYSSLTNYKAFSQFVRPLIAAKNPKIAVSKMMTLMMAKWREFSTNNPLKGCATANAALAAANVAAAVENMVVAGTDGGAETGAATSPKPAPTPVAAPAPPAPPAPPLRKAKTKEGKGPNARRKSKPTPKPPPKPKPKKVAPLKIKLGGLNSKRKRSSSDEDEPDVDSDFDDGSFSVSDGSNRSSRPKKKPKSAKKKKKVETEDGDGYETDHQDYCEVCQQGGEIILCDTCPRAYHMVCLDPDMEKAPEGKWSCPHCEKEGIQWEARDELSEAEGEDEEDRRDEGVEEEDDHHIEFCRVCKDGGELLCCDTCPSSYHIHCLNPPLPEIPNGEWICPRCKCPPMKGKVQKVLTWRWGEPPAPTPVPRPLDLPADAPDPPPLVGRREREFFVKWCNLSYWHCSWVQELQLELNCQVMFRNYQRKTDMDEPPPVDFGVEGVEVKSTKRKHKDPLFVHMEEEFYRYGVKMEWLMIHRILNHSVDKKNNVHYLIKWRDLAYDQSTWESEDMDIPEFDTYKQTYWNHRELMVGEEGRPGKKLKKPVKVKKAERPPANPVVDPTIKFDRQPDYLDSTGGTLHPYQLEGLNWLRFSWAQATDTILADEMGLGKTVQTAVFLYSLYKEGHSKGPFLVSAPLSTIINWEREFEMWAPDMYVVTYVGDKDSRAVIRENEFSFEGNAIRGGKKASKMKKDSTVKFHVLLTSYELITIDQAVLGSIEWACLVVDEAHRLKNNQSKFFRVLNNYPLQHKLLLTGTPLQNNLEELFHLLNFLTPERFNNLEGFLEEFADIAKEDQIKKLHDMLGPHMLRRLKADVFKHMPSKTELIVRVELSPMQKKYYKFILTRNFEALNTRGGGNQVSLLNVVMDLKKCCNHPYLFPAAAMEAPKLPNGMYEGAALTKASGKLMLLMKMMRKLKEGGHRVLVFSQMTKMLDLLEDFLENEGYKYERIDGGVTGNMRQEAIDRFNAPGAPQFAFLLSTRAGGLGINLASADTVIIYDSDWNPHNDIQAFSRAHRIGQNRKVMIYRFVTKASVEERITQVAKKKMMLTHLVVRPGLGSKTGSMSKQELDDILKFGTEELFKDELGEGDNKEDDSSVIHYDDRAIDRLLDRNQDATDDTELQSMNEYLSSFKVAQYVVKDEDDEEEEVEREVIKQEESVDPDYWEKLLRHHYEQQQEDLARNLGKGKRTRKPVNYNDGSQEDRGIRQDWQEDQSDNQSDYSVASEEGDEDFDERTEANARRPNRKGLRNDRDKPLPPLLARVGGNIEVLGFNARQRKAFLNAVMRYGMPPQDAFTNQWLVRDLRGKSEKEFKAYVSLFMRHLCEPGADGAETFADGVPREGLSRQHVLTRIGVMSLIRKKVQEFEHVNGQWSMPWMAELEENKRAAALAAGEDPKTPSSGTPADTQPNTPIPEDLSKSEDKEDIKKEGEDSKGAKKVEDPEIIEIPDESEKSPVVEKKEGETDSAAGKEEKEKETVDGDEVKEKEAEDTSKEKEEKDQTSDTGEKDTPAVKGEGSEGKQDSEEDKSKAEDGKDEKMDTTSPSEEKKEQKEEKDGVKTDETGKLQNGESTKEGGTAAPVVNVSEEKKKATKQRFMFNIADGGFTELHSLWQNEERAATVTKKTFEIWHRRHDYWLLAGIIQHGYARWQDVQNDVRFAILNEPFKGEMSRGNFLEIKNKFLARRFKLLEQALVIEEQLRRAAYLNMTEDPAHPSMALNTRFSEVECLAESHQHLSKESMSGNKPANAVLHKVLKQLEELLSDMKADVTRLPATIARIPPVAVRLQMSERNILSRLASRGPDVTAQNQSQTSQQMQVPR; this is encoded by the exons ATGTCGGGCAGCGAGGATGACAGGGAGGACTTCGGAGCCGCGGACGAGCCCTCACTTCCCCACG ATGAGGACGAGCCGGTCGGTGTCCTGTCTGATGTCGAGGAGGTgcccaagtccaagaagaagaagaaagccaAGAAGAGCAGCCGAGAGAGCAGGAGCAGTAAGAGGCAGAGGCCCATCAGAGAG GAGTTGCCAGTCAGCTCCCCTGAGCACCTGATCGGAGTAGAACCGGTGGAGAGAGATGCAGACGAGGGAGGTGTGCGGTCAGAGAGTGAAGGAAGCGATTATGCCCCcgggaggaaaaagaagaaacgcCTCAGTGCTgccaaagagaagaaaaagggaGGTGGGGCAGGAGAGAAGGGAGGCTCGTCTAGTTCAAAGAGCAAACGCAAAGATCCCGAACCAGAAGACGACGACGATGACGACGATGATTGCCAG CCTAAAAGCTCCTCCCAGCTGCTGGAAGCCTGGGGCATGAAAGACATTGACCATGTCTTCACTCAGGAAGACTACAGCTCCCTCACCAACTACAAGGCCTTCAGTCAGTTTGTTAG GCCGTTAATTGCAGCTAAGAACCCCAAAATTGCTGTGTCAAAGATGATGACTCTGATGATGGCTAAATGGAGAGAATTCAGCACAAACAACCCACTTAAG GGTTGCGCCACTGCCAATGCAGCCCTGGCAGCTGCCAACGTGGCTGCAGCTGTGGAGAACATGGTGGTGGCAGGGACAGATGGAGGGGCAGAGACAGGTGCCGCCACTTCACCCAAACCCGCTCCAACTCCTGTTGCTGCACCGGCACCCCCTGCACCCCCGGCACCCCCTCTCCGCAAGGCCAAGACCAAAGAGGGCAAAG GTCCCAATGCTCGCAGGAAGTCGAAACCTACGCCTAAGCCTCCACCGAAACCCAAACCTAAAAAAGTGGCTCCACTCAAGATCAAACTTGGGGGCCTCAACAGCAAGAGGAAGCGCTCCTCA AGTGATGAGGATGAACCAGATGTTGACAGCGACTTTGATGACGGGAGTTTCTCGGTGTCTGATGGCTCTAATCGCAGCAGCCGCCCTAAGAAGAAGCCCAAGAGCgcgaagaaaaagaagaaag TGGAGACAGAAGACGGCGATGGCTACGAGACAGACCACCAGGACTACTGCGAAGTGTGCCAACAGGGAGGAGAGATCATTTTGTGTGACACCTGCCCAAGAGCTTATCACATGGTCTGTCTGGACCCTGACATGGAGAAAGCACCTGAGGGCAAGTGGAGCTGCCCACACTGT GAGAAGGAGGGTATCCAGTGGGAGGCCAGAGATGAGCTCTCCGAGGCTGAAGGGGAGGACGAGGAAGACAGGAGGGATGaaggggtggaggaggaagatgaccACCACATTGAGTTCTGCCGGGTGTGCAAGGACGGAGGGGAGCTACTTTGTTGTGACACCTGCCCCTCCTCCTACCACATCCATTGCCTCAACCCTCCCCTCCCAGAAATCCCCAACGGAGAGTGGATCTGCCCCCGTTGcaag TGTCCACCAATGAAGGGAAAAGTCCAGAAGGTTTTGACTTGGCGATGGGGGGAGCCACCAGCCCCCACACCTGTCCCCCGGCCTCTCGACCTGCCTGCCGATGCTCCTGATCCCCCACCGCTGGTGGGACGCAGAGAGAGGGAGTTCTTTGTCAAATGGTGCAATTTGTCCTACTGGCACTGCTCTTGGGTGCAGGAGCTACAG TTGGAACTGAACTGCCAGGTGATGTTCCGTAACTACCAGAGGAAGACTGACATGGACGAACCGCCGCCTGTGGACTTCGGAGTCGAGGGCGTTGAGGTCAAGAGCACcaagaggaaacacaaagatcCTCTCTTTGTCCACATGGAAGAGGAGTTTTACCGTTACGGAGTCAAGATGGAGTGGCTGATGATCCACCGCATCCTCAACCACAG TGTTGATAAAAAGAACAACGTACATTACCTGATTAAATGGAGAGATCTGGCCTATGACCAGTCCACCTGGGAGAGCGAGGACATGGACATTCCGGAGTTTGACACGTACAAACAGACATACTGGAATCACAG agaGTTGATGGTGGGTGAAGAGGGCAGACCTGGCAAGAAGCTGAAGAAGCCGGTAAAAGTCAAGAAGGCTGAGCGGCCGCCGGCTAATCCAGTCGTAGAT CCCACCATCAAGTTTGATCGACAGCCTGACTACCTGGACAGCACAGGAGGCACTCTGCATCCTTACCAGCTGGAGGGGCTGAACTGGCTGAGGTTTTCATGGGCTCAGGCCACCGACACCATCCTGGCCGATGAAATGGGTTTAGGCAAGACTGTACAGACGGCGGTCTTTCTCTACTCATTGTACAAAGAG GGTCACTCCAAAGGCCCATTTCTGGTCAGCGCTCCCCTGTCCACCATCATTAACTGGGAGAGAGAGTTTGAGATGTGGGCCCCTGACATGTACGTCGTGACCTACGTAGGGGATAAGGACAGCAGAGCCGTCATCAGGGAGAATGAGTTTTCGTTTGAAGGAAATGCCATCCGAGGTGGAAAAAAGGCCTCTAAGAtgaag AAAGACTCAACAGTCAAGTTCCATGTTCTGCTGACATCCTATGAATTGATTACTATTGACCAGGCTGTACTGGGCTCCATTGAATGGGCCTGTCTGGTTGTAGATGAAGCACACAGACTCAAGAACAACCAGTCAAAG TTCTTCAGAGTGTTGAACAACTACCCGCTGCAACACAAGCTGCTTCTGACCGGCACTCCTCTTCAGAACAACCTGGAGGAGCTCTTCCACTTGCTGAACTTCCTGACCCCAGAGAGATTCAA caaCCTGGAGGGGTTTCTTGAGGAGTTTGCGGACATCGCCAAGGAGGACCAGATCAAGAAGCTGCATGACATGCTGGGACCGCACATGCTCAGGAGGCTGAAGGCTGATGTTTTCAAACACATGCCCTCTAAGACTGAGCTCATTGTGAGAGTGGAGCTGAGCCCCATGCAGAA AAAATATTACAAGTTCATCCTAACACGTAACTTTGAGGCCCTGAATACTCGTGGAGGAGGAAACCAAGTCTCTTTGCTCAATGTGGTGATGGACCTCAAAAAGTGCTGCAATCACCCCTACCTCtttcctgctgctgccatg GAGGCACCAAAACTTCCAAATGGCATGTATGAGGGTGCTGCTCTGACTAAGGCTTCAGGAAAACTGATGCTGCtcatgaagatgatgaggaagcTGAAGGAAGGAGGCCACAGAGTTCTGGTCTTCTCCCAGATGACTAAAATGCTGGACCTGCTGGAGGATTTCTTAGAGAATGAAGGTTACAAATATGAGAGAATTGATGGAGGGGTCACTGGCAACATGAGACAGGAGGCCATTGATCGTTTTAACG CTCCCGGTGCTCCTCAGTTTgctttcctcctctccaccagagCTGGTGGTTTGGGCATTAATCTCGCCTCTGCTGACACTGTCATCATTTACGACTCTGACTGGAACCCCCACAATGACATCCAG GCGTTTAGCAGAGCTCACCGAATTGGCCAGAACAGGAAAGTGATGATCTATCGCTTTGTCACCAAAGcctctgtggaggagaggataACACAG GTGgcgaagaagaagatgatgctCACCCACTTGGTGGTGCGGCCAGGTCTTGGCTCTAAGACGGGCTCCATGTCCAAGCAAGAACTCGATGATATCCTCAAGTTTGGAACGGAAGAGTTGTTTAAAGATGAACTCGGCGAAG GGGACAACAAAGAGGATGACAGCAGTGTGATCCACTACGATGACCGTGCGATTGACCGCCTGCTAGACAGGAACCAGGACGCCACTGAtgacactgagctccagagCATGAACGAATACCTCAGCTCCTTTAAAGTGGCCCAGTATGTGGtcaaagatgaagatgatgag gaggaggaggtggaaaggGAGGTGATCAAGCAGGAGGAAAGTGTTGATCCTGACTACTGGGAGAAACTGCTTCGACACCACtacgagcagcagcaggaggatctCGCACGAAATTTAGGCAAAGGCAAAAGAACGCGAAAGCCGGTCAACTACAATGACGGCTCCCAGGAGGACCGAGGTATAAGACAGG ACTGGCAGGAGGATCAGTCGGACAACCAGTCTGATTACTCTGTGGCCTCAGAAGAAGGTGACGAGGACTTCGATGAACGGACAGAAG CTAACGCCCGCAGACCGAATCGTAAAGGGCTGAGGAACGACAGGGACAAACCTTTGCCGCCGCTGCTGGCCCGGGTCGGCGGGAACATTGAG GTGTTGGGCTTCAATGCTCGGCAGAGGAAGGCTTTCCTGAATGCAGTGATGCGTTATGGGATGCCTCCTCAGGACGCTTTCACCAACCAGTGGCTGGTGCGGGACCTCAGAGGCAAATCTGAGAAAGAATTCAA GGCTTACGTGTCCCTGTTCATGCGTCACCTTTGTGAGCCGGGGGCTGATGGAGCCGAGACTTTTGCAGATGGCGTCCCACGAGAGGGTTTGTCAAGGCAACATGTGCTTACTCGCATTGGTGTGATGTCCCTCATAAGGAAGAAG GTGCAGGAGTTTGAGCATGTGAACGGTCAGTGGTCGATGCCCTGGAtggcagagctggaggagaacaaAAGGGCAGCGGCTCTGGCTGCTGGTGAAGACCCAAAGACTCCCTCTTCTGGGacccctgcagacacacagcccAACACTCCTATCCcag AGGATTTATCTAAATCAGAGGACAAGGAAGACAtaaagaaggagggagaagactCCAAAGGAGCCAAGAAGGTAGAGGATCCAGAG attatTGAAATCCCAGATGAATCTGAAAAATCCCCCGTggttgaaaagaaagaaggagagacgGACTCTGCTGcagggaaggaggagaaagagaaggagacagtAGATGGAGACgaagtgaaggagaaggaggctgaAGACACGAgcaaggagaaagaggagaaggaccAGACGTCTGACACGGGGGAGAAAGACACTCCTGCTGTGAAGGGTGAAGGTTCAGAGGGGAAGCAGGATTCAGAGGAGGACAAGTCCAAAG CTGAGGACGGCAAAGACGAAAAGATGGACACCACTTCCCcttcagaggagaagaaag agcaaaaagaggagaaggatgGCGTGAAAACAGATGAGACTGGTAAACTGCAGAATGGAGAGAGCACCAAAGAAGGAGGAACAGCTGCACCCGTGGTTAACGTTagcgaggagaagaagaaagccaCCAAGCAGAGGTTCATGTTCAACATTGCTGACGGAGGATTCACAG AGCTTCACTCTCTGTGGCAGAATGAAGAGCGAGCAGCCACCGTCACTAAAAAGACCTTTGAGATTTGGCACCGTCGCCATGACTACTGGTTGCTGGCTGGCATCATACA ACACGGCTACGCTCGATGGCAGGATGTGCAGAACGACGTGAGGTTCGCTATTCTCAACGAGCCGTTCAAAGGGGAGATGAGCCGAGGAAACTTCCTGGAAATCAAGAACAAGTTTCTGGCTCGCAGGTTCAAG CTATTGGAGCAGGCACTGGTGATCGAGGAGCAGCTGCGCAGGGCAGCCTACCTGAACATGACAGAAGACCCGGCGCATCCTTCAATGGCCCTCAACACTCGCTTCAGTGAGGTGGAGTGTCTCGCCGAGTCCCACCAGCACCTCAGCAAGGAGTCCATGTCTGGAAACAAACCTGCCAATGCAGTGCTGCATAAAG TTCTCAAACAGCTCGAGGAACTTTTGAGCGACATGAAGGCCGATGTCACGCGTCTCCCAGCGACCATCGCTAGGATACCCCCGGTAGCTGTGCGGCTGCAAATGTCAGAGAGGAACATCCTCAGCCGATTGGCCAGCCGAGGCCCTGATGTCACCGCCCAGAACCAGTCACAGACCTCACAGCAGATGCAGGTGCCGCGCTGA